From Pseudomonas sp. LS1212, the proteins below share one genomic window:
- a CDS encoding di-heme oxidoredictase family protein, whose amino-acid sequence MSSLPFRLFALLLALGLTACDDAPRFTQAEPGEALAGGSSTFDKRDRKAFSMPSANLSLEGRLNFNVGDSFFHNPWVIAPATTTARDGLGPLFNSNTCENCHIKDGRGHPPTAHSANATSMLVRLSIPNEPAYAQAIKQMGVVPEPVYGGQLQDMAVPGVAPEGKVRVGYTPQTVTFKDGTQVELRRPQLQITRLGYGPMHPNTRFSARVAPPMIGLGLLEAIPEAAILANADPDDRNGDGIKGRANRVWDDAQSKTVLGRFGWKAGQPTLNQQNVHAFSGDLGLTTRLRTVDDCSWAQTACLAAPNGNGPQGEPEVSDNILRLVLFYTRNIAVPVRKDIDSAQVLAGKNLFYQAGCQSCHTPQFTTAVDTAEPEQANQLIRPYSDLLLHDMGPGLADNRTEFLASGQDWRTPPLWGIGLTETVSGHTQFLHDGRARNLLEAVLWHGGEAQAAQRHVLTFDAEQRAELLAFLNSL is encoded by the coding sequence ATGTCCTCGCTGCCTTTTCGCTTGTTTGCGCTACTGTTGGCCCTGGGCCTGACAGCCTGTGATGATGCCCCGCGTTTTACCCAGGCCGAGCCAGGTGAGGCGCTTGCGGGGGGCAGTTCCACGTTCGACAAGCGTGACCGCAAGGCCTTTTCCATGCCCTCGGCCAACCTCTCGCTGGAGGGGCGCCTGAACTTCAATGTCGGCGACAGCTTCTTCCACAATCCCTGGGTGATCGCTCCGGCGACCACCACCGCACGTGATGGCCTGGGCCCGCTGTTCAATAGCAACACCTGCGAGAACTGCCACATCAAGGACGGCCGCGGTCATCCACCCACGGCCCACTCGGCCAACGCCACGTCCATGCTGGTGCGCCTGTCGATCCCCAATGAGCCCGCCTACGCCCAGGCCATCAAGCAAATGGGCGTCGTACCCGAACCTGTCTACGGAGGGCAGTTGCAGGACATGGCCGTGCCGGGCGTCGCTCCCGAAGGCAAGGTGCGGGTCGGCTACACGCCACAGACAGTGACGTTCAAGGACGGCACCCAGGTCGAGCTGCGCCGGCCACAGTTGCAGATCACGCGGCTCGGCTATGGCCCGATGCACCCCAACACCCGTTTCTCTGCCCGCGTCGCCCCGCCGATGATCGGCCTGGGCCTGCTCGAAGCGATTCCAGAGGCCGCCATCCTCGCCAATGCCGACCCTGATGATCGCAATGGCGATGGCATCAAGGGCCGCGCCAACCGGGTCTGGGACGACGCCCAGAGCAAGACGGTGCTCGGCCGCTTCGGCTGGAAAGCCGGCCAGCCGACCCTCAATCAACAGAACGTCCACGCCTTTTCCGGTGACCTGGGGCTCACTACCAGGCTGCGCACTGTCGATGATTGCAGCTGGGCCCAGACCGCCTGCCTGGCCGCACCCAACGGCAATGGCCCGCAGGGTGAACCGGAAGTCAGCGACAACATCCTGCGACTGGTGCTGTTCTACACCCGCAATATCGCTGTGCCGGTGCGCAAGGATATCGATTCGGCCCAGGTACTGGCCGGCAAGAACCTGTTCTACCAGGCCGGTTGCCAGAGCTGTCATACCCCGCAGTTCACTACCGCGGTGGACACCGCCGAGCCGGAACAGGCCAATCAGCTGATTCGCCCCTACAGCGATTTGCTCCTGCACGACATGGGCCCGGGCCTGGCAGACAACCGCACAGAATTCCTGGCCAGTGGTCAAGACTGGCGAACCCCGCCGTTGTGGGGCATCGGCCTGACCGAAACGGTCAGTGGCCACACTCAGTTTCTCCATGACGGCCGTGCCCGCAACCTCCTCGAAGCCGTGCTCTGGCATGGCGGCGAAGCGCAGGCGGCACAACGACATGTACTGACTTTCGATGCCGAGCAGCGCGCTGAGCTGCTGGCGTTCTTGAACTCACTCTAG
- a CDS encoding DUF1513 domain-containing protein produces the protein MLRRQALALGSVLLSAVTLGGWTLFRGKDSSPLLLSARDDSDGQHYAVGYRLDGTQVFATRVGQRCHDIINHPEQPIALFVARRPGTESYLIDLRDGRLLQTVASQPNRHFYGHAVIHKHGQWLYATENDTTEPGRGVLGVYRFEGERLSYSGEISTHGIGPHQVSWLPDGETLVVANGGIRTEAESRVEMNLDAMQPSLVLMRRDGTLLSKETLKQQMNSVRHLAVANDGTVVAGQQFMGDAHETAELLAIKRPGEAFQPFPVADQQLQAMNHYTASVAIHSELRLVALTAPRANRFFIWDLDTASVRLDAPLPDCAGVGAVKDGFVVTSGQGRCRFYDCRQKALLAKPLELPAGLWDNHLHLV, from the coding sequence ATGCTCCGACGCCAGGCCCTCGCTCTCGGTAGCGTGCTGCTGAGTGCCGTCACACTGGGTGGCTGGACCCTCTTTCGCGGCAAGGACAGCAGCCCCCTGCTGCTCTCGGCCCGGGACGACAGTGACGGCCAGCACTACGCCGTCGGCTACCGCCTGGACGGCACGCAGGTGTTCGCCACCCGGGTTGGCCAGCGTTGCCATGACATCATCAATCACCCCGAACAGCCGATCGCATTGTTCGTCGCCAGGCGGCCCGGCACCGAAAGCTACCTGATCGACCTGCGTGACGGTCGGTTGCTGCAGACAGTTGCCTCGCAGCCCAATCGGCACTTCTATGGCCATGCCGTGATCCACAAGCACGGCCAGTGGCTGTACGCCACCGAGAACGACACCACCGAACCTGGCCGTGGCGTGCTCGGCGTCTACCGGTTCGAGGGTGAGCGGCTGAGCTACAGCGGCGAAATCAGTACCCACGGCATCGGGCCGCATCAGGTGTCCTGGCTGCCCGACGGTGAAACCCTGGTGGTGGCCAACGGCGGTATCCGCACCGAAGCCGAAAGCCGCGTGGAAATGAACCTGGATGCCATGCAGCCGAGCCTGGTGCTGATGCGGCGCGATGGAACTTTGCTGAGCAAGGAAACCCTAAAACAGCAGATGAACAGCGTGCGCCATCTGGCCGTGGCCAACGACGGTACCGTGGTCGCCGGCCAACAGTTCATGGGCGATGCGCATGAAACTGCCGAGTTGCTGGCGATCAAACGCCCCGGCGAAGCTTTCCAGCCCTTCCCGGTCGCCGACCAGCAACTGCAGGCCATGAATCACTACACCGCCAGCGTGGCCATCCACAGTGAACTGCGGCTGGTGGCGTTGACCGCGCCAAGGGCCAATCGCTTTTTCATCTGGGATCTGGACACTGCTTCAGTGCGTCTGGATGCGCCACTGCCCGATTGTGCCGGAGTCGGCGCAGTGAAGGATGGCTTTGTCGTGACGTCTGGCCAGGGCCGCTGCCGCTTCTACGATTGCCGGCAGAAAGCGCTGCTGGCCAAACCGTTGGAGTTGCCGGCAGGGCTCTGGGACAACCATCTTCATCTGGTTTGA
- a CDS encoding imelysin family protein, translated as MFRPKLLLTSLAALVLGACSPQDPQAVTCAAIAKQVILPTYSRWVEADRQLAVSALAFCEGKASLETARADFLHAQKAWAELQPLLIGPLAEGNRAWQVQFWPDKKNLVGRQVEQLVSSDKPTDAASLAKSSVVVQGLSAYEYILFDSRIDMADSAQKARYCPLLIAIGERQKTLAEEILERWNSNDGVLAQMTKFPNQRYADSHEAIADLLRAQVTALDTLKKKLGTPMGRQSKGVAQPYQADAWRSQSSLKSLEASLTAAQTVWVGVDDKGLRGLLPKEQKPLADKIDAAYTASLKLFHDNQRTLTDLLNDEAGRQQLNEIYDSLNVVHRLHEGELAKALGIQLGFNANDGD; from the coding sequence ATGTTCCGCCCCAAGCTGTTACTCACCAGCCTTGCTGCCCTTGTGCTGGGTGCCTGCTCGCCGCAGGACCCTCAGGCCGTGACCTGCGCCGCAATCGCCAAGCAGGTGATCCTGCCGACCTACAGCCGCTGGGTCGAAGCCGATCGGCAACTGGCGGTCAGCGCCCTGGCATTCTGCGAAGGCAAGGCAAGCCTGGAGACGGCCCGTGCCGACTTCCTCCATGCGCAAAAAGCCTGGGCCGAGTTGCAGCCCCTGCTGATCGGCCCATTGGCCGAAGGCAACCGCGCCTGGCAGGTACAGTTCTGGCCGGACAAGAAGAACCTGGTCGGCCGTCAGGTCGAGCAATTGGTCAGCAGCGACAAACCGACCGATGCCGCGTCCCTGGCCAAGTCCAGCGTAGTGGTGCAAGGCCTGTCCGCCTATGAGTACATCCTCTTCGACAGCAGGATCGACATGGCCGACAGCGCGCAAAAAGCCCGTTACTGCCCGCTGCTGATTGCCATCGGCGAACGCCAGAAGACGTTGGCCGAAGAGATCCTCGAGCGCTGGAACAGCAACGACGGCGTGCTCGCGCAGATGACCAAGTTCCCCAACCAGCGCTACGCCGACTCCCATGAGGCCATTGCCGATTTGCTGCGGGCCCAGGTCACTGCACTCGATACGCTGAAGAAAAAGCTCGGCACGCCAATGGGCCGTCAAAGCAAGGGGGTTGCCCAGCCGTACCAGGCGGACGCCTGGCGCAGCCAGTCTTCGCTCAAGAGCCTGGAAGCCAGCCTGACCGCGGCGCAAACCGTCTGGGTCGGTGTCGATGACAAAGGGCTGCGTGGCTTGCTGCCCAAAGAGCAGAAACCTTTGGCCGACAAGATCGATGCCGCCTATACCGCGTCACTGAAGCTGTTCCACGACAACCAGCGCACGCTTACCGACCTGCTGAACGACGAAGCCGGCCGCCAGCAGCTCAACGAAATCTACGACAGCCTCAATGTCGTCCATCGCCTGCACGAGGGCGAACTGGCCAAGGCACTCGGGATTCAGCTTGGTTTCAATGCGAACGATGGTGATTGA
- a CDS encoding imelysin family protein, translated as MIRMPLATASLLAIAISLAGCGDSKDKDAAAQAPTPAASTSAATPATGALDEAAAKAVVAHYADIVFAVYSDAHSTAKTLQTAIDAFLAKPNDNTLKAAKAAWVAARAPYLQSEVFRFGNTIVDDWEGQLNAWPLDEGLIDYVDKSYEHALGNPGATANIIANTQVQVGEDKVDVKEITPEKLASLNELGGSEANVATGYHAIEFLLWGQDLNGTGPGAGARPASDYLEGAGATGGHNDRRRAYLKAVTQLLVNDLEEMVGNWKPNVADNYRATLEKEPAEAGLRKMLFGMGSLSLGELAGERMKVSLEANSPEDEHDCFSDNTHYSQFYDAKGIRNVYLGEYTRVDGTRMTGASLSSLVAKIDSAADTALKADLEATEAKMQVIVDHAKKGEHYDQLIAAGNTAGNQIVRDAIASLVKQTGSIEQAAGKLGITDLNPDNADHEF; from the coding sequence ATGATTCGTATGCCTCTGGCCACCGCCAGTCTGCTGGCCATTGCCATTTCACTCGCCGGCTGTGGCGATAGCAAGGACAAGGATGCTGCCGCGCAAGCACCAACCCCGGCCGCCAGCACGTCCGCTGCCACCCCGGCGACCGGCGCACTCGACGAAGCGGCGGCCAAGGCCGTTGTCGCACACTATGCCGACATCGTCTTTGCCGTTTACAGCGATGCGCACTCCACCGCGAAAACCCTGCAGACCGCTATCGACGCGTTCCTGGCCAAGCCGAACGACAACACCCTGAAAGCCGCCAAGGCCGCCTGGGTTGCCGCGCGCGCACCTTACCTGCAGAGCGAAGTATTCCGTTTCGGCAACACCATCGTCGACGACTGGGAAGGTCAGCTCAACGCCTGGCCGCTGGACGAAGGCTTGATCGACTACGTCGACAAGAGCTACGAGCACGCCCTGGGCAACCCTGGCGCTACTGCCAACATCATCGCCAACACGCAAGTGCAGGTCGGTGAAGACAAGGTCGACGTCAAAGAGATCACCCCGGAAAAACTGGCCAGCCTCAATGAGCTGGGCGGCTCCGAAGCCAACGTCGCCACTGGCTACCACGCCATCGAATTCCTGCTGTGGGGCCAGGACCTGAACGGTACCGGCCCGGGCGCCGGCGCTCGTCCTGCCTCGGACTACCTGGAAGGCGCCGGCGCCACCGGTGGTCACAACGACCGTCGCCGTGCCTACCTCAAGGCCGTGACCCAACTGCTGGTCAACGACCTGGAAGAGATGGTCGGCAACTGGAAGCCGAACGTAGCTGACAACTATCGCGCCACCCTGGAAAAGGAACCGGCTGAAGCCGGCCTGCGCAAAATGCTGTTCGGCATGGGCAGCCTGTCGCTCGGCGAACTGGCCGGCGAGCGCATGAAAGTCTCCCTGGAAGCCAACTCTCCGGAAGACGAACACGATTGCTTCAGCGACAACACCCACTATTCGCAGTTCTACGATGCCAAGGGCATTCGTAACGTCTACCTGGGCGAATACACCCGCGTCGACGGCACCAGGATGACCGGCGCCAGCCTGTCCTCCCTGGTGGCGAAAATCGACTCGGCTGCCGACACCGCCTTGAAGGCCGATCTGGAAGCTACCGAAGCCAAGATGCAGGTAATCGTCGATCACGCCAAAAAAGGTGAGCACTACGACCAACTGATCGCCGCAGGCAACACGGCCGGCAATCAGATCGTGCGTGATGCCATCGCCTCGCTGGTCAAGCAGACCGGCTCGATCGAGCAGGCTGCGGGCAAACTGGGAATCACCGACCTGAACCCGGACAATGCCGATCACGAGTTCTGA
- a CDS encoding efflux RND transporter periplasmic adaptor subunit yields MLRRRMLIMLGVVLLIVLVLGSYKAFSIYQQAQQFSVPKPPISVAAAPATERAWQNRLPAVGSLKALQGINLSLEVAGTVKAVQFESGQKVKLGQPLLQLDSDVETALLGTALADLGLAQVDYGRGSQLVGSQAISKGEFDRLTAQLARIKAIVAQLKASLAKKSIVAPFSGTIGIRQVDVGDYLASGTVIATLQDLSSLYADFFVPEQSIPKLALGQKVLVSVAAYPGQDFEGSISAINPKVEDTTRNVMVRATLANPDGKLLPGMFANLQVVLPNPRNEVVVPESAITYTLYGNSVYVVAQKKAEDGQPQLDAAGQPTLIAERRFVETGERRDGMVVISKGLKSGEQVVTAGQLKLTQGAVIAISPDKTIQAEQNSRPAR; encoded by the coding sequence ATGCTGCGCCGTCGCATGCTGATCATGTTAGGTGTTGTCTTGCTGATCGTGCTGGTACTGGGGAGTTACAAAGCCTTTTCCATCTACCAGCAAGCCCAGCAGTTTTCCGTGCCCAAGCCGCCCATCAGCGTGGCGGCCGCCCCGGCCACCGAACGCGCCTGGCAGAATCGCCTGCCCGCCGTGGGCAGTCTCAAGGCCCTGCAGGGCATCAACCTGAGCCTCGAAGTCGCCGGCACGGTCAAGGCCGTACAGTTCGAGTCAGGGCAGAAGGTCAAACTCGGCCAACCCCTGCTGCAACTCGACAGCGATGTGGAAACCGCCTTACTTGGCACTGCGCTGGCCGACCTGGGCCTGGCCCAGGTCGATTACGGGCGTGGCAGCCAGCTGGTCGGCAGCCAGGCGATCTCCAAGGGCGAGTTCGACCGTCTCACCGCGCAGTTGGCCAGGATCAAGGCTATCGTCGCCCAACTCAAGGCTTCACTGGCCAAGAAAAGCATCGTTGCGCCCTTCTCCGGAACCATCGGCATCCGCCAGGTCGATGTCGGCGACTACCTGGCCAGTGGCACGGTCATCGCGACGCTGCAGGACCTGAGCAGCCTCTACGCCGATTTCTTTGTACCGGAGCAATCCATTCCGAAACTGGCGCTCGGGCAAAAAGTGCTGGTCAGCGTTGCCGCCTACCCGGGACAGGATTTCGAAGGCAGCATCAGTGCGATCAACCCCAAGGTCGAAGACACCACCCGCAACGTGATGGTACGCGCCACTCTGGCCAACCCGGACGGCAAGCTGCTACCAGGCATGTTTGCCAACCTGCAGGTGGTGCTGCCCAATCCAAGGAACGAAGTCGTGGTCCCCGAAAGCGCCATCACCTACACCCTTTACGGTAATTCGGTGTACGTGGTCGCGCAGAAGAAGGCCGAGGACGGTCAACCCCAGCTGGATGCGGCCGGCCAACCCACGCTGATCGCCGAGCGCCGCTTCGTCGAGACCGGCGAGCGCCGGGACGGCATGGTTGTGATCAGCAAAGGCCTCAAAAGTGGTGAGCAAGTGGTCACTGCCGGCCAGCTCAAGCTCACCCAGGGCGCCGTGATTGCCATCAGTCCCGACAAGACCATTCAAGCCGAGCAGAACAGCCGGCCCGCGCGCTGA
- a CDS encoding multidrug efflux RND transporter permease subunit — MAFTDPFIRRPVLATVISLLIVLLGFQAYNKLTIRQYPQMENALITVTTAYPGANAETIQGYITQPMQQSLASAEGIDYMTSVSRQNFSVISIYARIGGDSDRLFTELLAKANEVKNKLPQDAEDPVLSKEAADASALMYMSFYSSDLSNPQITDYLSRVIQPKLATLPGMAEAEILGNQVFAMRIWLDPVKLAGYGLSANDVNDAVRRYNFLSAAGEVKGEYIVTSINANTELKSAEAFAAIPLKTVGDSRVLLGDVARVQMGAENYDTVSSFDGIPSVYIGIKGTPGANPLDVIKEVRQIMPELVAQLPPNLKASIAYDATLFIRASINEVVKTLIEAVLIVIVVVFLFLGALRSVLIPVVTIPLSMIGVLFFMQIMGYSINLLTLLAMVLAIGLVVDDAIVVVENIHRHIEEGKTPLDAALEGAREIAMPVVSMTITLAAVYAPIGFLEGLTGALFKEFALTLAGAVVISGIVALTLSPMMCALLLRHEENPSGLAHRLDMLFERLKLRYQHILHGTLNTRPVVLVFAALVLCLIPVLLMFTRSELAPDEDQGVIFMMATAPQPTNLDYLSAYTDEFTTIFKEFPEYYSSFQINGFNGVQSGIGGFLLKPWDERGRTQMELLPQVQAKLDSISGLQIFGFNLPSLPGTGEGMPFAFVINTPNDYESLLEVAERIKARAEASGKFAFLDIDLAFDKPEVVVDIDRAKAAQMGVSMDALGGTLATLLGEAEINRFTIEGRSYKVIAQVEQPFRDNPGWLSHYYVRNNNNEMLPLSTLITVSDRARPRQLNQFQQLNSAIIQGVPKVSMGEAIETVRSIAAEEAPAGFAFDYAGTARQFVQEGSALWVTFGLALAIIFLVLAAQFESFRDPLVILVTVPLSICGALIPLFLGLSSMNIYTQVGLVTLIGLISKHGILIVEFANQLRHQKGLSPREAVEEAAAIRLRPVLMTTAAMVFGMVPLIIATGAGAVSRFDIGTVIATGMSVGTLFTLFVLPCVYTLLAKPDAPVVTQPALTP; from the coding sequence ATGGCTTTTACAGATCCGTTCATCCGCCGTCCGGTACTGGCCACCGTCATCAGCCTGTTGATCGTCCTGCTGGGCTTTCAGGCCTACAACAAGCTGACCATCCGCCAGTATCCGCAAATGGAAAATGCCCTGATCACGGTCACCACTGCGTACCCCGGCGCCAACGCTGAAACCATCCAGGGCTACATCACTCAACCGATGCAGCAAAGCCTGGCCAGCGCCGAAGGCATCGACTACATGACCTCGGTCAGTCGCCAGAACTTCTCGGTGATCTCGATCTATGCCCGCATCGGCGGGGACAGCGACCGTTTGTTCACCGAGCTGCTGGCCAAGGCCAACGAGGTCAAGAACAAGCTGCCACAGGACGCCGAAGACCCGGTGCTGAGCAAGGAAGCGGCTGACGCCTCGGCGCTGATGTACATGAGTTTCTACAGCAGCGACCTGAGCAACCCGCAGATCACCGACTATCTCTCCAGGGTCATCCAGCCCAAGCTCGCTACCTTGCCGGGCATGGCCGAGGCCGAGATTCTCGGCAACCAGGTGTTCGCCATGCGTATCTGGCTCGACCCGGTCAAATTGGCCGGTTACGGCCTGAGCGCCAACGACGTCAATGACGCCGTGCGTCGCTATAACTTCCTGTCCGCCGCCGGCGAGGTAAAGGGCGAATACATTGTCACCAGCATCAACGCCAATACCGAATTGAAGTCGGCCGAAGCCTTCGCCGCGATCCCGCTCAAGACCGTCGGTGACAGCCGCGTGCTGCTCGGCGACGTGGCGCGGGTACAGATGGGTGCGGAAAACTACGACACCGTCAGCTCGTTCGACGGCATCCCGTCGGTGTATATCGGCATCAAGGGCACCCCGGGCGCCAACCCGCTGGATGTGATCAAGGAAGTGCGGCAGATCATGCCCGAGCTGGTAGCTCAGCTGCCGCCGAACCTGAAGGCGTCGATTGCCTACGATGCCACGCTGTTCATCCGGGCCTCGATCAACGAAGTGGTCAAGACCCTGATCGAGGCGGTACTCATCGTCATCGTCGTTGTCTTCCTGTTCCTGGGTGCATTGCGCTCGGTGCTGATCCCGGTGGTGACCATTCCGCTGTCGATGATCGGCGTGCTGTTTTTCATGCAGATAATGGGTTATTCGATCAACCTGCTCACGCTGCTGGCCATGGTGCTGGCGATCGGCCTGGTGGTCGACGATGCGATTGTCGTGGTGGAGAACATCCACCGGCATATCGAAGAAGGCAAGACGCCGCTGGACGCTGCTCTGGAAGGCGCACGGGAGATCGCCATGCCGGTGGTGTCGATGACCATCACCCTGGCGGCGGTCTACGCGCCCATCGGTTTTCTCGAGGGCCTGACCGGGGCACTGTTCAAGGAGTTCGCCCTGACCCTGGCCGGTGCCGTGGTGATCTCCGGCATCGTGGCGCTGACCCTGTCGCCGATGATGTGCGCCCTGCTCCTTCGTCATGAGGAGAACCCGAGCGGGCTGGCGCATCGGCTCGACATGCTTTTCGAGCGGCTCAAGCTTCGCTACCAGCACATCCTCCACGGCACCCTCAATACTCGTCCGGTAGTACTGGTGTTTGCAGCGCTGGTGCTCTGCCTGATTCCGGTGCTGTTGATGTTCACCCGCTCGGAACTGGCCCCGGACGAAGACCAGGGCGTCATCTTCATGATGGCAACCGCACCGCAGCCGACCAACCTGGATTACCTGAGCGCTTACACCGATGAATTCACCACGATCTTCAAGGAGTTCCCGGAGTACTACTCCTCGTTCCAGATCAACGGTTTCAACGGCGTGCAGTCAGGCATCGGCGGTTTCCTGCTCAAACCCTGGGACGAGCGTGGGCGCACGCAAATGGAACTGTTGCCACAGGTTCAGGCCAAACTCGACAGCATCAGCGGCCTGCAAATATTCGGCTTCAACCTGCCGTCGTTGCCCGGGACCGGCGAAGGCATGCCCTTCGCGTTCGTGATCAACACGCCGAACGACTACGAGTCGTTGCTCGAGGTCGCCGAACGGATCAAGGCCCGCGCCGAGGCTTCGGGCAAATTCGCTTTTCTCGACATCGACCTGGCCTTCGACAAGCCTGAGGTGGTAGTGGATATCGACCGGGCCAAGGCCGCGCAAATGGGCGTATCCATGGATGCCCTCGGCGGCACCCTGGCCACCCTGCTCGGCGAGGCCGAAATCAACCGGTTCACCATCGAAGGGCGCAGCTACAAGGTGATCGCCCAGGTCGAGCAGCCCTTCCGCGACAATCCGGGCTGGCTGAGCCATTACTACGTACGCAACAACAACAACGAAATGCTGCCGCTGTCGACGCTGATCACGGTCAGCGACCGGGCCAGGCCGCGCCAACTGAACCAGTTCCAGCAGCTCAACTCAGCGATTATCCAGGGTGTGCCGAAGGTCAGCATGGGCGAGGCGATCGAAACCGTGCGCAGCATCGCCGCCGAAGAGGCGCCGGCCGGTTTTGCCTTCGATTACGCCGGTACTGCACGCCAGTTCGTTCAGGAAGGCAGTGCGTTGTGGGTAACCTTCGGCCTGGCCCTGGCCATTATCTTCCTGGTGCTGGCGGCGCAATTCGAAAGCTTCCGCGACCCGCTGGTGATATTGGTGACGGTGCCGCTATCGATTTGCGGCGCATTGATCCCACTGTTCCTGGGCCTTTCGAGCATGAACATCTACACCCAGGTCGGCCTGGTCACGCTCATCGGCTTGATCAGCAAGCATGGCATCCTGATCGTCGAGTTCGCCAATCAACTGCGCCACCAGAAAGGCCTTTCGCCGCGCGAGGCGGTCGAAGAAGCCGCTGCAATCCGGCTGCGCCCGGTGTTGATGACGACTGCGGCCATGGTGTTCGGGATGGTGCCGCTGATTATCGCCACCGGTGCCGGGGCTGTCAGCCGCTTCGACATCGGCACAGTGATCGCCACAGGCATGTCCGTGGGTACCCTGTTCACCCTGTTCGTGCTGCCATGCGTCTATACCCTGCTGGCCAAGCCCGATGCCCCCGTCGTTACCCAGCCGGCCTTGACGCCATAA